The Mycolicibacterium aurum genome segment CCCGGCGGCGGTTGTGTCATGGTCGGCTCCCTCGAAGGCCACGTGCTCGGAAAAGCGAGCTAAGGGTATCGAAGAAAAGCCCAGTGCAAGGACCAAAAATCAAGATCGGTCCGGACAATCTCCGTGCTGCGGCACCGCGGCCGCCGATCGCCGCGCCGAATGACGGACCTCGATCTGCCATCACGTTGCTGGAACCGCACACCGCCGGGTCAGTGCGAGCGGGTCACCATCGGTAGTCGAGGAACTTCCCGTCGAACGTGACCACCACCCGGTCTCCGTCGGGATCCGCACGTCGGGCGATGTCGACCTTGAAGTTGATGGCACTCATGATGCCGTCGCCGAACTCTTCGTGGATCAGTTCCTTGAGCGCGGGCCCGTACACCGCGAGCGCCTCGTGAAATCGGTAGATCGTGGGATCGGAGGTCAATGCAGGCTCGATCCCCCGAGAAGGCTGTAGTTGCAGGCTCTCTGCAACCGCGCCGTCGAGATCGAGCAGGGCGCAGACCCGGTCGGCCTGCCCCGCCGACATCGGGTGCTGGCCGAGCAACGCGGCCACACACCACACGACGGGGGCCTCGATCTCCTCCGCGATCGCCGACCACGTGAGCTTCTTCCGGATCTTCGCGGCGACAACGAGTTCGGCTGCTTGGCTTTTCGCCATGATCGGTGTCATCGCGCGCTCCCGTTCGTCGCCAGTGCGCGCTCGTCGGCGCGCTCGCCGGAGGGCTCCGCGATGAACCTGGTGTCGCCGGTACGGGCGTGGGTGGCGAACAGCGTGACGCCGACGAACGCCAGACCGCCGACGAGGTTTCCGACAACCGTCGGGATCTCGTTCCAGAGAAGGTAATCGGCGATCGAGAAGTCACCGCCGAGCATCAGGCCGGAGGGGAACAGGAACATATTCACGATCGAATGCTCGAAACCCATGTAGAAGAACAACATGATCGGCATCCACATCGCGATCACCTTGCCCGACACGCTTGTCGACATCATCGCGGCGACCACGCCGGTGGAGACCATCCAGTTGCACAGCACTCCGCGGATGAACAGCGTCAGCATGCCCGCAGCTCCGTGTTCGGCGTAACCCACGGTGCGGCTGTGTCCGATCTCGCCGAGCCGCTGTCCGACCTCGTTGGGATCGACGCTGAAGCCGAAGGTGAACACCACCGCCATCATCAGCGCGACCACGATCGCGCCGGCGAAATTGCCGACGAAGACCAGCCCCCAGTTGCGCATCATCGAACGGACGGTGACGCCCCGGCGTTTGTCGAGCAGGGCCAGCGGGACCAACGTGAACACCCCGGTCAACAGATCGAAGCCGAGAAGATAGAGCAGGCAGAAGCCGACGGGAAACAGCACCGCGCCCAAGAGCGCGTTTCCGGTCTGCACCGTGATCGTCACCGCGAACGCCGCGGCGAGCGCCAGGATGGCACCCGCCATGAAGGCGCGGATCAGGGTGTCCCGGGTGGACATGAGGGCTTTCGCTTCGCCGGCGTCGATCATCTTGCCGACAAAGTCGCGAGGACTGACGTAGGACATGAGTGAACCTTCCGAGTGTGGGCGACCTCCCGCAGAGTTCCCGTTGCGTATTGCCGATTGGCAACAAGGTCGATGCGCGTGTGTTGCCTCCTGCTCACAGGGACGGCACGCCGCTGTGAGGGCGCCCCTGCTGTGACCTGCGCAACTGTGAAGCCGTGTCAGGCTTTGCCTTGGTCCCACCTACAGTCGCTGACAACGCCGGACGCGTTCGCGAGCAAGGAGTCCCGACTGTGAGCAGCACGCCCCATGACTATCCGCAGATGGCCGCGCAGCGCGGTCGCGTCGAACCCTCCCCGCGGCGGGTCCGGGGCTTCATCGGCCGACATCTGGTTTTCGACACCACTGCGGCCAGATACGTGTGGGAGGTGCCGTACTACCCGCAGTACTACATCCCGCTCTCCGATGTGACGCCGGGCGTGCTGAGCGACGACGAGCACCCGCAACGAGTGCAGTTCGGTCCGACCCGCATCTTCTCGCTGGTCACCGATTCCGGAACGGTTGCGGCGGCTGCACGGGTGTTCGACGCCGGGGACAGCGCGGTCGCCGGGTTGGTCAGGTTCGAGTGGGACGCGGTGGACTGGTTCGAGGAGGACGAGCCGATCTTCGGGCATCCGCGCAACCCGTATACCCGCGTCGACGCGCTGCGCTCTCATCAGCACGTCACCGTCGCACTCGGCGGCGTGACGCTCGCCGACACCGTCAGTCCCGTCCTGTTGTTCGAAACCGGTTTGCCGACAAGGTATTACATCGACCGAACCGACGTCGCCTTCGACCACATGGAGCGGTCAGACACGCAGACCCTCTGCCCGTACAAGGGGGTGACGTCGGGCTACTGGTCCGTGCGTCTCGGCGACGCGGTCCATGCGGACCTCGCGTGGAGCTATGAGGCGCCACTGCTCGCCGTCGCACCGATCGCCAATCTGGTGGCGTTCTACAACGAGAAGGTCGACATCACCGTCGACGGCGTCCCGCTGGCGCGGCCCAAGACCCACTTCGGCTGACCGCTACCTGCGGTCGGTGATGTCGGCGTACTCAGGGTTCTTGTCGATGTACTCGGCAACCATCCAGCAGGTCGGCACGATACGCAGTCCTTCGGCCCGCGTGGCCCGCAGCGCTTCGGCCACCAGAATCGTTGCCAGGCCGCGTCCCTGGTACTGCGGCGAGACCTCGGTATGCGGGAACACTCGGCGGCCGTCGCCGTCGTGGTAGTCGGCGAGTCCGACGGTGCGGCCCTCGACCTCGATGAGGAACCGTCCGGGTTCGTGGGTCACGGTGGTCGCGGCACCGGTGCGATCGGGAGGCGTCTCGGAGCTCATCCCACCCACGATAGTGACGATCAGCCCAGTTGCTTGTGGAAGTAGACCCGCTCGAACCCGTCCTCGGAGCGCCGGTCGACCTCCTGGTAACCGATGAGGCGATAGAAGGTGAGGTTCTCGGTCATCGCCGCGTTGGTGTAGAGGCGCATCTGGGCCAGGCCGCGTGTGCGTGCGATGTGTTCGGCGTGGGCCAGCAGGGTCCTTCCGTATCCGCGTCCCTGGGCGTCAGGGGCCACCGCCACATTCTCGATCAGGAGGTGGTCGGCATGGGCGACGACGATCAGCACCCCGACCAGGACGTGCTCGTCGACCAGCACGTGGGCGTGGTCCGTGTGCGCGACCACCTGGTGGTAGTCGACTGTCATCGGAGCGGGGCGCCGGCCGATGCGCGGCAGGTAGCGGGCGTAGGCGGCGTCGACGATGGCGCCTATGTCGGCGACGTCATCGACCGTTGCGGCCCGGACGGAGGGCAGTGCGCTCACGGGCCGCCTGCCTACTGCTTGTAGTACTTGTACCAGGACATGATGTACAGACCCATCGCCGATACCAGCGCGATCAGGACCCACAGCACGATCGCCTGATCGATCCACGCCCCGGGCGGCGGTGCACCCGGCAGGATATTGCGCAGCGGGACGACCGCGAACAGCATGGCGGCGAACCACGTACACAGCGGCGGCAGGAATTGCCTTCTGCCTCGCAGGGTTTCGATCGCCACCAGCATGGCCATCGCAGGTAGCGCGATGAGTACGAGGCAGATGCCCAGGTCGAAGGCCAACGTGCCGCGGTGGCGGCTGAGCTCAATGATCGACGCCGGTGGATCCGAGTCGGTGGTCTGGATGTGGACGTTCCAGCCCTCGATGCCGCCGCTGACCCGGATGTCGGCCGGCTCCAGTGTGCGGCTGTCGCCCGAACCGATGAGCGCGTCGGCGGTCAGCGGCTTGGTGTTGTACGTGTCGAACGGCCAGTAGTCCGCGTCCCCGTCGGCCTCGACAGTCGCGTCGATGCTGGCCGGGGTCTGGCCCTTGGGGAACTTCAGCTCACCCAGATCGACCCACGGGTAGATGCGGACGGCGATATCGGTGGTGAGCACCCCCAGTTCGGGGTCGATGTATCGCTCCGGCGCGATGAGCAGGACCGAGACCTCGAGTTCATTGGTTGCGGTGTGCACCGTTCCCATGTCGATCGACACGACGGGCTGGTCCGCCGGAGTCGGATCGAACGGCTCCAGTGAAGCGTACGAGCTACTGACCCACCAGTATCCGACGAGCGAGGCGACATAGATCAGCCCGACGATGGCGAGGCTGGAGGTGATGCGGAGCCGCGTACGGAGCGGGCGTCGATCGGACACCGTGCAGATGCTAATGCTCAGAAAGGGCACTCGCCGGTACGCCAGATCGTGTGTCTGGTTTTCGGAGTCAGCCGTTCGACCAGATGGCCTGTGCCGAGGGTTGTTCGGCGCCGACGAGTTCGACCGCGTCGCCCACATCGACGGTGACGACGTCCTCCTGCTGCTGGGCGACGAATGGGAGCTGGAGCAGGCCGTGGAAGTCGTTGGTCTGGACGAAGGTGTGCGCTCGGGCGAACAGCGGCTGGACGTCGAACACCCGCACGCGCAGCTTCTCCCGGCGGAGTCTGCCGAGCTCTCTGCCTGACTCCGGATCGGTGACCACTCGCACGGCACCGGAGTGCACCGCGAAGATCATGCCGGATACCACCCCGGCTTCTGCACCCCGGTTGATCACCAGCGTGTAGTCGTCTTCGATGAGCGCGACCTGTCCCGTCACCGCCCGCTCGGTCATGACGCCGCCAGCGAGTTGCTCTCCGGCAGAGTAGATCTCGATGCCGGGCCGGCCTGAATGCGGGGCCGCAGCCCGTAGTCGTCTACCGAGACGGGCTCGTCGATGTGGCTGGCGGTGTCCTGCTCGGTGCCCAGTGCGAGTTCGACAGCGGTCTTGGCCTGGAAGAGGGCGATGACTGCCTGTTGGTGCCGTTCTGAGCCGAAGGAGTTGAGCGCCAACGTGAGCTTCTTGTCGACGTAGGCGACCGACCGCTCAAGCTCCGAGGTTTCCGCCGCGGCGTGGCCCCGGTCGTCCGCCTGTTCCGCGTCGTGTCGGCCGAACCAGCGGTGCCCGAGTGCTCCGACGGCGATCGAGCACACAGGTACCACCACGATGGCGCACAGCAGACCGGCGGTGCCCGACAGGGCGATCGACCCGACAACGCCCAGGAGCATCAGCACGCCGCAGAGGGAGAGTGCTTGGAGCGCCGGGGGAACCTGATCGATCGCGCGCCAGATCTGCCTGACGACTCCCCCGCCGTACCGCGCGACCGCTGCGATGGCCTTGGCGACGCCGATGACGGCCTTGGTCGCAGCTCGCCCCACTGTGTCGACGTGCTCACGGGTGATCGGGGATTTCGGCATCGTCCACGACTGCCGCGGTGTCGTGGGCACCGGCGCGACGGTGGGCTCGGCCTGCGGGGCCGGCGCCGTCGGCTGCTGGCCCGGCGACTGCGCTGCTTCATTCCCATTGATCACATCTGCATCAGAAGCCACTTTCGTATCATCCCCGACGACGGGCGATCATGGAGCCTGGCGCGCCGAGGCACGGACGCCGGGTGCGCAACCGCTGCGCATGACGTGGGCTGAGAGTGCAGGATGACCCGCCCGTGATTGTGGCGGCGAGCGTGCGATGCAACCTGGCGACGACCGTGACGGGTAGGTGCGGCCCGAACGGGCTGCCCACACCGGTCATCGGCTGTCGATCACTTGTCTTCTTCGTCGGATGTACTCAGCGCGCGGTCCGCTGTTCGAATCAGGTTGCGATTGAATTGGTACTGCGCTGCGACGAGCTTTTCCGCCAACTCGATCGCGGCGTCCACCAGCTTGGTGCGCAGTGGCTGCATCGCCTCTGGCAACGCGTCGTTGACCGTGCGCCGGAAAGTCCGGACCGCCTCTGCCGCGGCATGCTGGCCCATGGTCGCCGATTCGCGCACCTCGTCGAGCAGGGCCGCCGAAGACGTTGTTTCCGTCTGCTTCTCAGATACTTCTGTCATGGTCGTTCCTTTCTGTGTGTAGATGGCTTCGCGACACCAAAGGTATGGCGCGCGCGTGGACTGGACTATGGACGAAGGTCCCCACTTCATGGCAACAAGCGCTTCGCTCACACTCCGACGCGCCATCGCCCACCACTTGGCTGAAGATACGAACCGCGCCGTGCCGGCCCGCGGAAATCGCGCGCCCTCCCGCGTCGCCGCGACCCGCTTTACGCGTCGATGAGCC includes the following:
- the cynS gene encoding cyanase; amino-acid sequence: MTPIMAKSQAAELVVAAKIRKKLTWSAIAEEIEAPVVWCVAALLGQHPMSAGQADRVCALLDLDGAVAESLQLQPSRGIEPALTSDPTIYRFHEALAVYGPALKELIHEEFGDGIMSAINFKVDIARRADPDGDRVVVTFDGKFLDYRW
- a CDS encoding formate/nitrite transporter family protein translates to MSYVSPRDFVGKMIDAGEAKALMSTRDTLIRAFMAGAILALAAAFAVTITVQTGNALLGAVLFPVGFCLLYLLGFDLLTGVFTLVPLALLDKRRGVTVRSMMRNWGLVFVGNFAGAIVVALMMAVVFTFGFSVDPNEVGQRLGEIGHSRTVGYAEHGAAGMLTLFIRGVLCNWMVSTGVVAAMMSTSVSGKVIAMWMPIMLFFYMGFEHSIVNMFLFPSGLMLGGDFSIADYLLWNEIPTVVGNLVGGLAFVGVTLFATHARTGDTRFIAEPSGERADERALATNGSAR
- a CDS encoding DUF427 domain-containing protein; translated protein: MAAQRGRVEPSPRRVRGFIGRHLVFDTTAARYVWEVPYYPQYYIPLSDVTPGVLSDDEHPQRVQFGPTRIFSLVTDSGTVAAAARVFDAGDSAVAGLVRFEWDAVDWFEEDEPIFGHPRNPYTRVDALRSHQHVTVALGGVTLADTVSPVLLFETGLPTRYYIDRTDVAFDHMERSDTQTLCPYKGVTSGYWSVRLGDAVHADLAWSYEAPLLAVAPIANLVAFYNEKVDITVDGVPLARPKTHFG
- a CDS encoding GNAT family N-acetyltransferase; the protein is MSSETPPDRTGAATTVTHEPGRFLIEVEGRTVGLADYHDGDGRRVFPHTEVSPQYQGRGLATILVAEALRATRAEGLRIVPTCWMVAEYIDKNPEYADITDRR
- a CDS encoding GNAT family N-acetyltransferase yields the protein MSALPSVRAATVDDVADIGAIVDAAYARYLPRIGRRPAPMTVDYHQVVAHTDHAHVLVDEHVLVGVLIVVAHADHLLIENVAVAPDAQGRGYGRTLLAHAEHIARTRGLAQMRLYTNAAMTENLTFYRLIGYQEVDRRSEDGFERVYFHKQLG
- a CDS encoding DUF4436 domain-containing protein; protein product: MSDRRPLRTRLRITSSLAIVGLIYVASLVGYWWVSSSYASLEPFDPTPADQPVVSIDMGTVHTATNELEVSVLLIAPERYIDPELGVLTTDIAVRIYPWVDLGELKFPKGQTPASIDATVEADGDADYWPFDTYNTKPLTADALIGSGDSRTLEPADIRVSGGIEGWNVHIQTTDSDPPASIIELSRHRGTLAFDLGICLVLIALPAMAMLVAIETLRGRRQFLPPLCTWFAAMLFAVVPLRNILPGAPPPGAWIDQAIVLWVLIALVSAMGLYIMSWYKYYKQ